Proteins encoded by one window of Candidatus Latescibacter sp.:
- a CDS encoding glycosyltransferase family 2 protein: MCEAVPLVSVVVVCFNGLDITRQCLKSIFSQDYQPLEIIVVDNGSQEDISGMVSREFPRARLIRLPENIGFAGGHNRGIEAAQGKYAAIINNDAVASPAWIRAMVEEAGTDERIGAVSTIIMDGSRPGFLDSCGVGIALDGMSRQAMRGMRPPVLESPREVLLASGCVCLFRMEALRITGLFDESFFAYCEDTDLGLRLRWAGYRAVIVPGGEVTHYSSMTAGKFSIRKIFWVERNHFWVAVKNFPCPILFLVPFVTVWRFMVQMYAVASDTGEVRGFTEKTGLGEIAAAVLRALLAALAGIPLMLRRRKALAGKRKISSLQMMKLIMRFRMPITEIILGKSSG; the protein is encoded by the coding sequence ATGTGTGAAGCAGTCCCCCTGGTTTCTGTGGTTGTGGTCTGTTTCAACGGACTGGATATTACCCGACAGTGTCTGAAAAGCATCTTCAGTCAGGATTACCAGCCCCTGGAAATAATCGTGGTGGATAACGGTTCGCAGGAGGATATTTCAGGTATGGTATCGAGGGAATTCCCCCGTGCGCGCCTTATCCGGCTCCCGGAAAATATAGGATTCGCCGGGGGCCATAACCGTGGAATTGAGGCGGCGCAGGGAAAGTATGCAGCGATAATCAATAACGACGCGGTGGCTTCTCCTGCTTGGATACGCGCCATGGTTGAAGAAGCGGGAACCGATGAACGAATCGGAGCAGTATCTACGATAATCATGGATGGCAGCCGGCCGGGTTTTCTCGATTCCTGCGGAGTGGGAATCGCCCTTGATGGGATGTCACGCCAGGCGATGAGAGGGATGCGCCCGCCGGTGCTGGAGAGTCCCCGTGAAGTTCTCCTGGCGAGCGGATGCGTCTGTCTTTTCAGAATGGAAGCGCTCCGGATTACCGGCCTTTTCGACGAGTCGTTTTTTGCCTATTGCGAAGATACCGATTTAGGGCTGCGTCTGCGCTGGGCAGGGTATCGGGCGGTCATCGTTCCTGGTGGAGAAGTAACACATTACTCTTCGATGACAGCCGGTAAATTCAGCATCCGGAAAATATTCTGGGTGGAAAGAAACCATTTCTGGGTTGCGGTGAAGAATTTCCCCTGCCCTATTCTCTTCTTGGTGCCCTTTGTCACTGTATGGCGGTTCATGGTGCAAATGTATGCAGTTGCTTCCGATACCGGAGAAGTACGGGGATTTACTGAAAAAACAGGGCTGGGAGAGATCGCAGCCGCTGTTTTAAGAGCACTCTTGGCAGCCCTGGCCGGTATTCCTCTCATGCTGCGGCGGCGGAAAGCGTTAGCCGGGAAAAGGAAAATCAGCAGCCTTCAGATGATGAAACTGATCATGCGATTTCGGATGCCGATAACGGAAATTATCCTGGGAAAGAGTTCAGGATGA